The Strigops habroptila isolate Jane chromosome 8, bStrHab1.2.pri, whole genome shotgun sequence genome includes a window with the following:
- the MOGAT1 gene encoding 2-acylglycerol O-acyltransferase 1 gives MKVEFAPINVPLKRRIQTVAVLQWIFSFLLLAEFCCGFFVILILGNFWFLAVLYLLWLYLDWETPCTGGRRSQWVRSWTVWKYFREYFPIQLIKTSDLNPNHNYLFGFHPHGVLVAGAFGNFCTGPSFSSLFPGLTPYLHIMPIWFGCPFFREYVMSAGMVSASKESVSYVLNNKEGGHASIIVIGGAEESLNAHPGSLTLNILKRKGFIKMALKHGAHLVPVFSFGENELFKQVANPKGSWLRNVQEKLQKIMGFALPLFHARGIFQYSFGLIPYRQPIHTVVGSPIPVKQNLNPTTEEIEQLHALYLQKLRKLFEEHKRTYGIPEHKSLIFE, from the exons CAGAGTTTTGCTGTGGATTCTTCGTGATCCTGATCCTGGGCAACTTCTGGTTTCTTGCTGTTCTGTACCTGCTGTGGCTCTACCTTGACTGGGAAACACCATGCACAGGGGGCAGACGGTCGCAGTGGGTCAGGAGCTGGACTGTTTGGAAGTATTTTAGGGAATACTTTCCCATTCAA CTCATAAAAACTTCAGATCTGAATCCAAATCACAACTACTTATTTGGCTTTCACCCTCATGGAGTCCTGGTAGCTGGAGCCTTCGGAAACTTTTGCACTGGTCCAAGTTTCAGCAGTTTATTTCCTGGGCTTACTCCGTATCTTCATATCATGCCCATCTGGTTTGGCTGTCCCTTCTTCAGAGAATACGTAATGAGTGCTG GCATGGTTTCTGCATCCAAGGAGAGTGTCTCATATGTGCTGAATAACAAGGAAGGTGGCCACGCATCCATCATTGTGATCGGAGGAGCAGAGGAATCTCTGAATGCACATCCCGGAAGTTTAACATTGAACATCCTCAAGAGGAAGGGCTTTATTAAAATGGCCTTGAAACATGG GGCTCATCTGGTCccagtgttttcctttggtgAAAACGAACTATTCAAGCAAGTTGCAAACCCCAAAGGTTCATGGCTCAGAAATGTACAGGAGAAGTTGCAAAAGATAATGGGATTTGCTTTACCACTATTTCATGCTAGGGGAATATTTCAATACAGTTTTGGCTTAATACCTTACAGACAACCTATTCATACTGTTG TGGGAAGCCCCATCCCTGTAAAACAGAACTTGAACCCTACCACTGAAGAGATTGAACAGCTACATGCATTGTATCTACAGAAACTAAGAAAGTTATTTGAAGAACACAAAAGAACCTATGGGATCCCTGAGCATAAGTCTCTCATCTTCGAGTAG